The following DNA comes from Mya arenaria isolate MELC-2E11 chromosome 11, ASM2691426v1.
GtttgtaattgataaaaaaaacaaatgaatgaattttgtaaaatttcataaacatgtttatttcgtcattcatcaaaaagtaaatacaccatcattataatgaataaatactTTGGCATTTCACCAAGTTGTCTACTTTAAGTTTCATTCCTCAGTTCTGTCATTTTCCGATAATGgcaatgaaggtcaatgtcatgtatgtaaacatgtagGTGAGGCatgacaaagaacagcattgtctattagttattttaatccccTCCTGCACTGGATAATGGACTGtcacatttaaattattgatccttttgttgacaatgacacatgttttttACACAATGTTTTTAACTCTAAATTTGTTACTtgctctctgattggataaaaaaatatagttcaaccaatgaaaatccaccTTTCACCATGACGCGGATATTACATCGTTGTATGTCTCTGTGGATAGACTTTTGCATATAggggaaataactgttttgtttatattttcatcgtcttttatgcttttttttcttttaaagttttagAAAAGATACTTTTTGCCATTAGGAACATGACGGCTATAATTATTGCCGAAAAAAAACCCCTgacaatacaattcaatattttttattcaattctgAGGGGAATTGATTACCCTTTTTGGGGAAAATATGACTATTTTTGGGGAAAATTGGACGATTTTCGGCGAGGGGAAACAGCCGTTATTCGGCGGTaaatttcacgaaaaaaaatcactgccgGTGCATAAGTTATATAAATTACGATCGCTTACGAAGAAACTGGTAAATTAGAAACTATttacttcttctttttttctgaatgaagaagtaaaatattgtattagGAGAGGCCTAAAAGGGAGAACActgcttttttaaatttttacttCTTGTGGGGCGGGTGGTGGGTGGATGGGGTCCTTCACTAGGAGCTGTTTGGCTAACTTTAATTGTTTGTCGAAAAATGTTGCATTCAGGTGAAATATATGCCTAAATTATCAGAGGTGGGGTGGGGGTGGTCGGTTTTTATTGATTAAACATAGTAGCACTGTCCATGTTTTTGTGTTGAAACCCTAAGTTATATGGACTATAATTTTCTGTACGATcgcaaattatttaaacaacagaGTGAGCATTAACAGTTATACTTTACGAGTGCCCGAACGGTGTTTTAGGtacaattaaataaagtttaattaagGTTTTGTCATAACACTGTAGCTTTTAAcgtttaatgatttttttcttcagaaagCATCATGCCTCGTTCGTACGTGGACAACGCATATAACCGCAGCGTTGGGCGCGTTGGGATGCCTGTTGGCAGTATGGTTATTTCCAGGAGCGGAGGCGTCGGAGGCGGTGGCGGGGGTGGTGGCGGACTCAGCTATGGCGGTGGTGATTATAGCGGCTTTTCGGGGTCATCCACCAAAGCGTATGTTGATAATTCGTACAACCGAAGTGTCGGACGAGTGGGTATGCCTGTTGGCAGTATGGTTATTTCCAGGAGCGGCGGCGGAGGCGGTGGCGGAGGTGGTGGCGGATTCAGCAGTGGAGGTGGAAGCGGATATAGCTATGGCGGTGGTGATTATAGCGGCTATTCAGGGTCATCCACCAAAGTGTATGTTGATAATTCGTATAACCGAAGTGTCGGACGAGTGGGTTTGCCTGTTGGCAGTATGGTTATTTCCAGGAGCGGTGGTGGTGGCGGAGGTGGTGGCGGACTCAGCTATGACGGTGGTGATTATAGCGGGTATTCAGGGTCATCCAGGGCCAAAACGTATGTTGATAATTCGTACAACAAAAGCCAGACTTTAGATCGGGCTGGACTTCCAAAGGGCAATCGGGCTGGACTTCCAAAGGGCAATGGGTGGCGCCCGGCGCCAACGAAGTGCGGCATCGTCGAGATACTGAACAAACTTCTAAATGGAGAAGAGGTACACAAATAGGTTTTTCGTTAAAGAGAGTTTACTAgtttgaataacatttttttaatacggTCTTAATGTTTTATGTGCATTTAGTAAGGTTAAACTAATATTTGACCATACAAGTTTGAAGTTAATTCAGAATATCCCATTTACGTGCTTATAGAAATGCCTTTTCAGTTTTCCCAGCGGTTCTTTGTTATACTAGTTAAATAggtattattattgaaaacgtggatttcttttttttcagttGGTGGGAAATGAGTGTTGTCCTGATAGATATGATGACGACTTCTTCACCTGTAGAACAGAGTGCGATGACCAAGAGCCGTTTGATCAGGCCATGTACCATCTGAACAGACAGAAAAAAGAGGAAGAGTTTAAAACGACACCCCAAAAAAAGGTACACAAAAAGATTTTTCGTTGCTGGGgttgaaattgaataataaattgttgaTATGGTCTTAATGTTACAAATTCAATGCTGAAAAAATAAGattataatatacaattataagCCTAATAAAGTTAATTTAGAATATCGCATAcgtgtatttataaaaataatgtttcatcaGTTTTCCCTACGTGTCTTAAATATAgttcaataaaaataacttaaaacgtGAATTTTATTTGCAGTCGGTGGCATTTGCGGGCAGTCATGATATCGATGACAACTTATTATCCGGTAAATCAGAATGCGGTTATATAagcaatgccttcaattcagtcatatattAAGATGATTCaataatagataatatttaaattttcgaactaaatatgaaaaaaaaaatcgcgaTCTGATCTCTTTCACTAGTCGTACATCACTGTTGTCTAGACAATTGTACATAATATGGTtgattcaaagacaaaaaataatgaagttgTCACAACCAATATGTGAAAGTCTAATAAACAGCGTAGAACAAATTGCAATTTAACAGAACTTACATTCAGGCAACAGCAGAAAACTAGTATAAGATTTGgtcacacaaaaaacaacaactaaaactGCAAAAGTAATATCAATCTATTAATTTTAAAGAGAGACTGAAGATTGAATACAGTACATTCAAGGCAATACCTAGACTGGTACCATGTGTAGATTATCGGGCTATatttcgtcaccttagtgcaataactcaataactgcatatagatatagaagcagatattgagttcttgcactaaggtgacgatttGATATTGTCCAAAATATATCTCCAACTTAGGGACAAGTGCATAAATTGCAGAAGAATGCTTTTGATATCTTCCTCGTTGCACGATACAATGTGAAGTAAAGTGTGTTttacaaaaatctaaaatatgaAGTACAGTGTGTTATATAGGAATCTTTACTTTAATTGTTAACGAAGTCTTTAATTATAACGGCCctgaatattgattttaaataccaacttttCCCCGAATAGATGAAGGTAACACGGTACTATAACAGTTTCCTATATGTTTCttaacctcctacgcagtaatctcccttggcgagCAGCTAAAAATGGCGTTTTGAAAACGAATattaagcttaattgtttgtttataaagccTCATAATGTTTAGTCTTTTTGTCTCCGTTCTATTTACTCATAAGAGTAAAGTGtgtttacaaaaacaactaCAATTGTAACAGTACTATCAATAAGAATGTCTTTCGAACATATATTTACCtaacatgttatcattgaagtaAATAACAACTTTGTTTTGGTGATCTACATGCATATTGTTCTTCACTTTTCGCCGACTTGAtgatatgcatattttttttctttaacaacaTGTTATACATCGATTTTCTTCAGACATCAAAACggttaatgatttgttaatAAGACTTTACTTTACTTACCATATTTAATTTATCCATAGACCCATGTCAAtttgaaaatgcaaacatgtatcACTGTAGACGCACAATTCCGGAGCCCTAAGGTGTACGTGGATAACTACATGAACCGGAAGCTGGGTCGCGCTGGTAAGATCGTTGGAACGGCCGTGTACCACAAGGACACGGGAGAAATCACAAAGGAGTATTACGTGGACAACCCACAGAATCGGAAGTTGGGCAGGGTGGGGAAACCAAGAGGGAGCCTCCCGGTGTCTAGGAAGTACGACAACTCCACTGGCATGCATCAGGGGCGGGAGCAACAGCTGAATGGAGAAGAGGTATACAAATAGCGTTTTCGTTGGCGGGAGTGGAAAATGGAGTTTCAATAGCACTTTTTGTAATATGATCTTAATGTTACATGTTCAATAAGAATGTTACATGTTAGAATAAGATCGGATCACGCATGGTTAAAGTTAATTTAGAATTTGTTCAACTGTCAAAATCGAGGTATGAATATTCGTTTTCATTCGATTGgtcaaaaataagaattaatagGGGAGAACACCGTCGGAAAATTGgttattataataaatcttTAGTATCTAAATCAAGATAAAAATCGTGACCGGGTGTGCGAGTTAGCGGAGCATACGCCAATTAAATTGTTAGTGTTGTTGGggttttttctttataaaggGAGAACATGAATTGAACTTGACAGGGAatctaaatatattcaataacttATGatctttgatattaaaaatcGAATTTAAAGTACACCAATATATGACGAAAATCGGCACCGATTACATAAATGACGTAACGTTCTGAACTCCCTAGAATCGcgtatttgtaaaaatgttttatcaatttgaGGGCTATTGTGGTATCAATGACGACTTCTGCTCCGGAAAATCAGAGAACAGTGATTTGGAGGCCTTGTTGCAGATAAACAGACAGCTTGAAAGGATGGATCGGAAACCGACCTTAGATCATCTAAAGGTATACAAATATCTCTCTTGTTGGTGACAGAGGTTGAATTTTGCTTTTGAATAgcacattttttatatgttcttaATGGTACATATTCATTAAGTGATTTAACAATAAGACTTTACCATACAGTTAGAAAGTTTATTCGGAATAATCGCATATGcgtaattataataatttattgttagTTTTCATTACGGGGCTTTATTAATATAAAGGTTCATTagcataaaaacaataaaacttgaaatatttaaattcagtATCTGGAACTTCCTGTTCCCAATGACGACTTCGGCTCCTGTATATACGGTCTCGGTTACTTCGGCTCCTGTATATCCGGTCTCGGTTACCTGGAGCCGTTTGAGCAGGTCATGTACCGCCTGAACAGGCAGTATGCAGAGCCGTCATCGGTTCATCTTCCGGTCTCATGCCCGTTATAAGCAAATATAAAACGTTAATATAACATTGTGTGAAAGTTGTGTTATGATAAGGCGTCAAATAATGTTGTCACAACGTTGTGTCATCGAAAGTGTCTCAATTTAAGCGTTAATATTTTCCACTTATTATCACTAATTCCActatatgttatgaatattataattgaatgaataattaaaGGCAAGCATC
Coding sequences within:
- the LOC128207180 gene encoding uncharacterized protein LOC128207180, translating into MPRSYVDNAYNRSVGRVGMPVGSMVISRSGGVGGGGGGGGGLSYGGGDYSGFSGSSTKAYVDNSYNRSVGRVGMPVGSMVISRSGGGGGGGGGGGFSSGGGSGYSYGGGDYSGYSGSSTKVYVDNSYNRSVGRVGLPVGSMVISRSGGGGGGGGGLSYDGGDYSGYSGSSRAKTYVDNSYNKSQTLDRAGLPKGNRAGLPKGNGWRPAPTKCGIVEILNKLLNGEELVGNECCPDRYDDDFFTCRTECDDQEPFDQAMYHLNRQKKEEEFKTTPQKKSVAFAGSHDIDDNLLSDAQFRSPKVYVDNYMNRKLGRAGKIVGTAVYHKDTGEITKEYYVDNPQNRKLGRVGKPRGSLPVSRKYDNSTGMHQGREQQLNGEEGYCGINDDFCSGKSENSDLEALLQINRQLERMDRKPTLDHLKYLELPVPNDDFGSCIYGLGYFGSCISGLGYLEPFEQVMYRLNRQYAEPSSVHLPVSCPL